From Rhododendron vialii isolate Sample 1 chromosome 10a, ASM3025357v1, the proteins below share one genomic window:
- the LOC131304880 gene encoding senescence-associated carboxylesterase 101 isoform X4 — protein MEFNTHSVAYMLFFYQLVSLQTLYLFFFAVFSSKSREREREREREREMNKPTMFSSGVELGNLLLSSDLLHHSWGAIDELYRETPPNHDPTSPLSIKYKVHQQSPIGTIISFVSSPPCTPQYLQSEGRDLLASSDALATENFPLFQFVGTKVNPTFSLHRAAVTLFSSLQDQLSLLKTQGQLENGDINSLIEKFESGMKDLATRKKNIFDPNKKLNAMKINMTYLEWYKKFSVSVPRGGYYDFFKIDESKRREEIVKRKSILTQYWVEMVKEVEKMPQREGKFFQYKWLYGGNNYRRIVEPLDIAEFYKKGKKDYLAQRSDHYKLLEKWMEDEKSEGNQGNAEERNRACSLTEDSCFWAYVEEAMISCESLKNVETSPELKESLRADLVKFEDYVMDLVRKYAVSTEIFLKKSRFMEWWKVYKEIKGASYHSSLADFMSNCKYK, from the exons ATGGAATTTAACACTCATTCTGTGGCCTATATGCTCTTCTTTTACCAACTGGTTTCCCTTCAGACACTGTATTTGTTCTTCTTTGCTGTGTTTTCAAGcaaaagcagagagagagagagagagagagagagagagagagagatgaacaaACCCACCAT GTTCAGCAGTGGAGTGGAATTAGGAAATCTGTTGCTCAGCTCAGACCTCCTCCACCATTCATGGGGTGCAATTGATGAACTCTACAGAGAAACCCCTCCAAATCATGACCCAACATCTCCTCTCTCCATTAAGTACAAAGTTCATCAACAGTCGCCCATTGGAACAATCATATCTTTCGTTTCTTCTCCCCCTTGTACCCCTCAGTATCTGCAATCAGAAGGCAGAGATTTGCTTGCTTCATCTGATGCTCTTGCTACAGAGAATTTCCCTCTCTTCCAATTTGTGGGCACCAAAGTCAATCCAACCTTCTCCCTCCACAGGGCTGCAGTTAcccttttttcctctctccaGGATCagctctctctcctcaaaacccag GGACAACTAGAGAATGGTGACATCAATTCTCTCATCGAAAAATTTGAAAGTGGAATGAAGGATCTTGCAACTCGGAAGAAGAATATTTTCGACCCCAACAAGAAACTAAACGCGATGAAAATAAACATGACCTATCTTGAATGGTACAAGAAGTTCTCTGTCTCCGTGCCTCGTGGAGGCTACTATGATTTTTTCAAGATCGACGAGTCTAAAAGGAGAGAAGAGATCGTTAAGCGAAAGAGTATCCTCACGCAGTACTGGGTTGAAATGGTGAAAGAAGTAGAGAAAATGCCTCAGAGGGAGGGGAAGTTCTTTCAATATAAATGGCTTTATGGGGGAAATAACTACCGAAGAATTGTTGAACCACTTGACATCGCCGAGTTCTACAAAAAGGGCAAGAAAGACTATTTAGCACAAAGATCAGACCATTACAagttgttggaaaaatggaTGGAAGATGAGAAATCAGAAGGGAATCAAGGCAATGCTGAGGAGAGGAACAGGGCTTGTAGTCTAACAGAGGATTCTTGCTTTTGGGCATACGTCGAGGAGGCAATGATTTCGTGTGAATCGTTGAAGAATGTAGAGACTAGCCCGGAATTGAAAGAATCATTGAGGGCGGATTTGGTCAAGTTTGAAGACTATGTGATGGACTTGGTAAGGAAATATGCTGTTTCTACTGAGATTTTCTTGAAGAAAAGCAGATTCATGGAATGGTGGAAAGTTTATAAGGAAATTAAAGGTGCTTCGTATCATTCATCACTTGCTGATTTCATGAGCAATTGTAAATACAAATAG
- the LOC131304880 gene encoding senescence-associated carboxylesterase 101 isoform X1 yields MEFNTHSVAYMLFFYQLVSLQTLYLFFFAVFSSKSREREREREREREMNKPTMFSSGVELGNLLLSSDLLHHSWGAIDELYRETPPNHDPTSPLSIKYKVHQQSPIGTIISFVSSPPCTPQYLQSEGRDLLASSDALATENFPLFQFVGTKVNPTFSLHRAAVTLFSSLQDQLSLLKTQHEKSRRLIVTGHSIGGSIATLFTLWLLETVPPTDRKRPLCITFGCPLIGDTGLQQAISERPTWNSCFLHVASYKDPIPKLFASSPQNEHSIESGYKPFGTFLLCSESSFACFEEPESALDLMVATSSVGVGNGGPHEGAQMFCYGEILEKYKLGVICRGVSQLEGKDFTPLQMGIFIQIAPINVETTQGQLENGDINSLIEKFESGMKDLATRKKNIFDPNKKLNAMKINMTYLEWYKKFSVSVPRGGYYDFFKIDESKRREEIVKRKSILTQYWVEMVKEVEKMPQREGKFFQYKWLYGGNNYRRIVEPLDIAEFYKKGKKDYLAQRSDHYKLLEKWMEDEKSEGNQGNAEERNRACSLTEDSCFWAYVEEAMISCESLKNVETSPELKESLRADLVKFEDYVMDLVRKYAVSTEIFLKKSRFMEWWKVYKEIKGASYHSSLADFMSNCKYK; encoded by the exons ATGGAATTTAACACTCATTCTGTGGCCTATATGCTCTTCTTTTACCAACTGGTTTCCCTTCAGACACTGTATTTGTTCTTCTTTGCTGTGTTTTCAAGcaaaagcagagagagagagagagagagagagagagagagagagatgaacaaACCCACCAT GTTCAGCAGTGGAGTGGAATTAGGAAATCTGTTGCTCAGCTCAGACCTCCTCCACCATTCATGGGGTGCAATTGATGAACTCTACAGAGAAACCCCTCCAAATCATGACCCAACATCTCCTCTCTCCATTAAGTACAAAGTTCATCAACAGTCGCCCATTGGAACAATCATATCTTTCGTTTCTTCTCCCCCTTGTACCCCTCAGTATCTGCAATCAGAAGGCAGAGATTTGCTTGCTTCATCTGATGCTCTTGCTACAGAGAATTTCCCTCTCTTCCAATTTGTGGGCACCAAAGTCAATCCAACCTTCTCCCTCCACAGGGCTGCAGTTAcccttttttcctctctccaGGATCagctctctctcctcaaaacccag CATGAAAAAAGCAGACGGTTAATAGTCACTGGACACTCCATAGGGGGATCCATTGCCACTCTCTTCACCTTATGGCTGCTCGAAACCGTTCCCCCGACAGACAGAAAACGCCCGTTGTGTATCACCTTCGGCTGCCCTCTTATCGGTGATACTGGCCTCCAACAAGCTATATCAGAACGCCCGACTTGGAATTCTTGCTTTCTCCATGTAGCCTCTTATAAAGATCCAATTCCAAAACTCTTCGCGTCTTCACCTCAAAATGAACACTCTATTGAGTCGGGTTACAAGCCGTTTGGCACGTTTCTGTTGTGCTCAGAGTCGAGTTTTGCTTGCTTTGAGGAACCTGAATCAGCTTTGGACTTGATGGTGGCAACCAGCTCGGTTGGTGTTGGAAACGGTGGTCCTCATGAAGGCGCTCAAATGTTCTGTTATGGagagattttggaaaaatacAAGCTTGGAGTGATTTGTAGGGGAGTTTCACAGCTTGAGGGAAAGGATTTCACTCCTCTTCAGATGGGTATTTTCATTCAGATAGCGCCAATTAATGTTGAAACAACACAG GGACAACTAGAGAATGGTGACATCAATTCTCTCATCGAAAAATTTGAAAGTGGAATGAAGGATCTTGCAACTCGGAAGAAGAATATTTTCGACCCCAACAAGAAACTAAACGCGATGAAAATAAACATGACCTATCTTGAATGGTACAAGAAGTTCTCTGTCTCCGTGCCTCGTGGAGGCTACTATGATTTTTTCAAGATCGACGAGTCTAAAAGGAGAGAAGAGATCGTTAAGCGAAAGAGTATCCTCACGCAGTACTGGGTTGAAATGGTGAAAGAAGTAGAGAAAATGCCTCAGAGGGAGGGGAAGTTCTTTCAATATAAATGGCTTTATGGGGGAAATAACTACCGAAGAATTGTTGAACCACTTGACATCGCCGAGTTCTACAAAAAGGGCAAGAAAGACTATTTAGCACAAAGATCAGACCATTACAagttgttggaaaaatggaTGGAAGATGAGAAATCAGAAGGGAATCAAGGCAATGCTGAGGAGAGGAACAGGGCTTGTAGTCTAACAGAGGATTCTTGCTTTTGGGCATACGTCGAGGAGGCAATGATTTCGTGTGAATCGTTGAAGAATGTAGAGACTAGCCCGGAATTGAAAGAATCATTGAGGGCGGATTTGGTCAAGTTTGAAGACTATGTGATGGACTTGGTAAGGAAATATGCTGTTTCTACTGAGATTTTCTTGAAGAAAAGCAGATTCATGGAATGGTGGAAAGTTTATAAGGAAATTAAAGGTGCTTCGTATCATTCATCACTTGCTGATTTCATGAGCAATTGTAAATACAAATAG
- the LOC131304880 gene encoding peroxidase 31 isoform X5: MEFNTHSVAYMLFFYQLVSLQTLYLFFFAVFSSKSRLSLNYYNTSCPSFAQIVQTTVTNKQINSPTTAAATLRLFFHDCLVLGADASVLVSSTPFNTAERDADVNLSLPGDGFDVVVRVKTALELACPSVVSCADILAVCARNLVTMMGGPYYDVMLGRKDGRVSKSSLVQGNIPGSSMSVTQLIKLFASKGFTIQEMVALTGAHTIGFSHCKEFSSNIYNYSKSSRSDPSYNPRYADGLRNACADFHKNPTLSVFNDIMTPNKFDNMYYKNLPEGLGLLSSDRALYSDPRTRPYVQTYAANQDVFFDAFKRAMEKLSALDVKTGNEGEIRRRCDEFN, encoded by the exons ATGGAATTTAACACTCATTCTGTGGCCTATATGCTCTTCTTTTACCAACTGGTTTCCCTTCAGACACTGTATTTGTTCTTCTTTGCTGTGTTTTCAAGcaaaagcaga ctctctctcaactactACAACACCTCTTGCCCCTCCTTCGCCCAAATCGTCCAGACCACCGTCACCAACAAACAGATCAACTCccccaccaccgccgccgccaccctccgcctcttcttccacGACTGCCTCGTCCTCGGCGCCGACGCCTCCGTCCTCGTCTCCTCCACCCCCTTCAACACCGCCGAGCGCGACGCCGACGTCAACCTCTCCCTCCCGGGCGACGGGTTCGACGTCGTCGTCCGGGTCAAGACCGCCCTCGAGCTCGCCTGCCCCTCCGTCGTCTCCTGCGCCGACATCCTCGCCGTCTGTGCGCGGAATCTGGTCACAATGATGGGAGGCCCGTATTACGACGTGATGTTAGGGCGGAAAGATGGGCGTGTATCCAAATCTTCACTTGTTCAAG GTAATATTCCCGGATCTTCAATGTCTGTTACCCAACTCATCAAGCTATTCGCCTCAAAAGGATTCACAATCCAAGAAATGGTGGCCTTAACAGGAGCCCACACAATTGGGTTCTCCCACTGCAAAGAATTCAGCTCAAACATCTACAACTACAGCAAAAGCTCGCGGTCCGATCCCAGCTACAATCCCCGGTACGCAGACGGGTTGAGGAACGCTTGCGCGGATTTCCATAAGAACCCCACGTTATCCGTTTTCAACGACATCATGACTCCGAACAAATTCGACAACATGTATTACAAGAACTTGCCGGAGGGGCTCGGCCTGTTGTCCTCGGACCGGGCATTGTATTCCGATCCGAGGACGAGGCCTTATGTGCAAACATATGCTGCGAATCAGGATGTGTTTTTTGATGCATTTAAGAGAGCAATGGAGAAGCTAAGTGCATTGGATGTGAAGACTGGAAACGAAGGTGAGATCAGGCGCAGGTGTGATGAATTCAATTAG
- the LOC131304880 gene encoding senescence-associated carboxylesterase 101 isoform X3 produces the protein MNKPTMFSSGVELGNLLLSSDLLHHSWGAIDELYRETPPNHDPTSPLSIKYKVHQQSPIGTIISFVSSPPCTPQYLQSEGRDLLASSDALATENFPLFQFVGTKVNPTFSLHRAAVTLFSSLQDQLSLLKTQHEKSRRLIVTGHSIGGSIATLFTLWLLETVPPTDRKRPLCITFGCPLIGDTGLQQAISERPTWNSCFLHVASYKDPIPKLFASSPQNEHSIESGYKPFGTFLLCSESSFACFEEPESALDLMVATSSVGVGNGGPHEGAQMFCYGEILEKYKLGVICRGVSQLEGKDFTPLQMGIFIQIAPINVETTQGQLENGDINSLIEKFESGMKDLATRKKNIFDPNKKLNAMKINMTYLEWYKKFSVSVPRGGYYDFFKIDESKRREEIVKRKSILTQYWVEMVKEVEKMPQREGKFFQYKWLYGGNNYRRIVEPLDIAEFYKKGKKDYLAQRSDHYKLLEKWMEDEKSEGNQGNAEERNRACSLTEDSCFWAYVEEAMISCESLKNVETSPELKESLRADLVKFEDYVMDLVRKYAVSTEIFLKKSRFMEWWKVYKEIKGASYHSSLADFMSNCKYK, from the exons GTTCAGCAGTGGAGTGGAATTAGGAAATCTGTTGCTCAGCTCAGACCTCCTCCACCATTCATGGGGTGCAATTGATGAACTCTACAGAGAAACCCCTCCAAATCATGACCCAACATCTCCTCTCTCCATTAAGTACAAAGTTCATCAACAGTCGCCCATTGGAACAATCATATCTTTCGTTTCTTCTCCCCCTTGTACCCCTCAGTATCTGCAATCAGAAGGCAGAGATTTGCTTGCTTCATCTGATGCTCTTGCTACAGAGAATTTCCCTCTCTTCCAATTTGTGGGCACCAAAGTCAATCCAACCTTCTCCCTCCACAGGGCTGCAGTTAcccttttttcctctctccaGGATCagctctctctcctcaaaacccag CATGAAAAAAGCAGACGGTTAATAGTCACTGGACACTCCATAGGGGGATCCATTGCCACTCTCTTCACCTTATGGCTGCTCGAAACCGTTCCCCCGACAGACAGAAAACGCCCGTTGTGTATCACCTTCGGCTGCCCTCTTATCGGTGATACTGGCCTCCAACAAGCTATATCAGAACGCCCGACTTGGAATTCTTGCTTTCTCCATGTAGCCTCTTATAAAGATCCAATTCCAAAACTCTTCGCGTCTTCACCTCAAAATGAACACTCTATTGAGTCGGGTTACAAGCCGTTTGGCACGTTTCTGTTGTGCTCAGAGTCGAGTTTTGCTTGCTTTGAGGAACCTGAATCAGCTTTGGACTTGATGGTGGCAACCAGCTCGGTTGGTGTTGGAAACGGTGGTCCTCATGAAGGCGCTCAAATGTTCTGTTATGGagagattttggaaaaatacAAGCTTGGAGTGATTTGTAGGGGAGTTTCACAGCTTGAGGGAAAGGATTTCACTCCTCTTCAGATGGGTATTTTCATTCAGATAGCGCCAATTAATGTTGAAACAACACAG GGACAACTAGAGAATGGTGACATCAATTCTCTCATCGAAAAATTTGAAAGTGGAATGAAGGATCTTGCAACTCGGAAGAAGAATATTTTCGACCCCAACAAGAAACTAAACGCGATGAAAATAAACATGACCTATCTTGAATGGTACAAGAAGTTCTCTGTCTCCGTGCCTCGTGGAGGCTACTATGATTTTTTCAAGATCGACGAGTCTAAAAGGAGAGAAGAGATCGTTAAGCGAAAGAGTATCCTCACGCAGTACTGGGTTGAAATGGTGAAAGAAGTAGAGAAAATGCCTCAGAGGGAGGGGAAGTTCTTTCAATATAAATGGCTTTATGGGGGAAATAACTACCGAAGAATTGTTGAACCACTTGACATCGCCGAGTTCTACAAAAAGGGCAAGAAAGACTATTTAGCACAAAGATCAGACCATTACAagttgttggaaaaatggaTGGAAGATGAGAAATCAGAAGGGAATCAAGGCAATGCTGAGGAGAGGAACAGGGCTTGTAGTCTAACAGAGGATTCTTGCTTTTGGGCATACGTCGAGGAGGCAATGATTTCGTGTGAATCGTTGAAGAATGTAGAGACTAGCCCGGAATTGAAAGAATCATTGAGGGCGGATTTGGTCAAGTTTGAAGACTATGTGATGGACTTGGTAAGGAAATATGCTGTTTCTACTGAGATTTTCTTGAAGAAAAGCAGATTCATGGAATGGTGGAAAGTTTATAAGGAAATTAAAGGTGCTTCGTATCATTCATCACTTGCTGATTTCATGAGCAATTGTAAATACAAATAG
- the LOC131303235 gene encoding U-box domain-containing protein 41-like, translated as MGSGKRRWKISFQWSPSHIRNQLPKEFTCPLSGSLMADPVIVSSGQTFERNCVESCKILNFKPVLSDGTAPNFSAVIPNLALKSAILNWCNAHLVDPPEPVDGISAEKIVRALMDCQKHQSLETHNRSQWQVPASVKSVRTRFPIQFSPSSEELRETRNKTQSLNKTQSQGPKTWNSSDKELTRFPGRFSSSSEELRETHQKTLCEVPKSRNSEDTELTRFPSQLSSTSEELRETHNKSQWQVPKSRISVDTESTRAQSQLSLSSEESVVAATSGSSTPLPFYSYSSSSSDIETLNPSSSEEDDIVLRLRSLHVFEQEEAATSLRKMTRTGEDSRARLCTPRVLSAVRSLIASRYAAVQVNAVAALVNLSLENQNKVRIVRSGIVPPLIDVLKAGFPEAQDHAAGALFSLALDNHNKTAIGVLGALPPLLHALRSESERTQNDSALALYHLSLVQSNRVKLVKLGSVQTLLGMVRMGHMTGRVLLVLSNLAFCVEGRAVMLDVGTVEVFVGMLSRDRLESDSTRDSCVTALYGLSHGGLRFKGLAKEAGAEEVLQKVEEVGSERARVKARRVLEVMRGRDEEEEEVDWEALLNSEEVSQTL; from the exons ATGGGCAGCGGCAAGCGGAGGTGGAAGATATCCTTCCAATGGTCACCATCTCACATCAGAAACCAACTCCCAAAGGAGTTCACATGCCCGCTCTCTGGCTCTCTAATGGCCGACCCAGTTATCGTCTCCTCCGGCCAAACCTTCGAGCGCAACTGCGTCGAATCCTGCAAAATCCTAAACTTCAAACCAGTTTTATCTGACGGGACAGCTCCCAATTTCTCCGCCGTTATTCCTAACCTCGCTCTCAAGTCCGCCATTCTCAACTGGTGCAACGCACACCTCGTGGACCCACCTGAACCCGTCGACGGAATCTCTGCGGAGAAGATCGTCCGGGCGCTGATGGATTGCCAGAAGCACCAATCACTAGAAACCCACAACAGATCTCAGTGGCAAGTGCCCGCATCAGTAAAATCTGTGAGGACTCGGTTTCCGATTCAATTCAGTCCGAGTTCGGAGGAATTACGGGAAACCCGCAACAAGACTCAATCTCTCAACAAGACTCAATCGCAAGGACCCAAAACGTGGAACTCTTCGGATAAAGAGTTGACTCGGTTTCCGGGTCGATTCAGTTCAAGTTCGGAGGAATTACGGGAAACCCACCAGAAAACTCTATGTGAAGTACCCAAATCAAGAAACTCTGAGGATACCGAGTTGACTCGGTTTCCGAGTCAATTGAGTTCGACGTCGGAGGAATTACGGGAAACCCACAACAAGAGTCAATGGCAAGTGCCCAAATCACGGATTTCAGTGGATACTGAGTCGACTCGGGCTCAGAGTCAACTCAGTTTGAGTTCGGAGGAATCGGTGGTCGCGGCGACTTCCGGCTCCTCGACTCCCCTCCCTTTCTACTCCtattcatcttcttcctccgatatagaaaccctaaaccctagcTCTAGCGAAGAAGACGACATCGTTTTGAGGCTCAGGAGTTTACACGTGTTCGAGCAAGAAGAGGCCGCGACGTCTCTCCGGAAGATGACGCGAACGGGAGAGGATTCGAGGGCCCGTCTGTGCACGCCGCGGGTGCTCTCCGCCGTTCGGTCTTTGATCGCATCGAGATACGCCGCAGTGCAG GTGAACGCGGTGGCTGCTCTGGTGAATCTGTCCTTGGAGAATCAAAACAAGGTGAGGATCGTACGGTCGGGAATCGTTCCGCCGTTGATCGACGTCTTGAAGGCGGGATTCCCTGAGGCGCAGGACCATGCTGCCGGGGCACTCTTCAGCCTCGCCCTTGATAATCATAACAAGACCGCGATAGGTGTCCTAGGCGCGTTGCCGCCGCTTCTCCACGCGCTACGATCCGAATCGGAGCGGACTCAGAATGACTCTGCTCTGGCCTTGTACCACCTCTCACTTGTTCAGAGCAACCGGGTAAAGCTGGTCAAACTCGGGTCGGTTCAGACTTTGCTGGGTATGGTGAGAATGGGCCATATGACGGGTCgggttttgttggttttgagTAACTTGGCCTTTTGTGTGGAGGGTCGAGCTGTAATGCTGGATGTTGGCACGGTTGAAGTTTTTGTGGGGATGCTGAGTCGGGACAGGTTGGAATCCGATTCGACTCGGGATAGTTGCGTGACGGCATTGTACGGGTTGAGTCATGGAGGATTGAGGTTCAAGGGGTTGGCGAAGGAGGCCGGAGCAGAGGAGGTGTTGCAGAAGGTGGAGGAAGTTGGGAGCGAGAGGGCACGGGTGAAGGCAAGGCGAGTTTTGGAGGTGATGAGAGGGAGGgatgaagaggaagaggaggtggATTGGGAGGCGTTGCTCAACTCGGAGGAGGTGAGTCAGACACTTTAA